CTGCACTGGTGCCTGCTGTACTGGTGCCTGCTGTACTGGTGCCTGCTGGACCGGTGCCTGCTGCAATGGCGCCGGCTGGGTCCCGAGAGGCTGGGTCCCGAGAACCCGGACCAGGTAGGGCATCATGTCGCGGCCGCGCACGGGCGAGACTTGGACGGCATCGCCCACCTCCAGCATCTTGTCGTTCCCGAGGTACATCGCGACGCTTTGTGTCCCTTCGGGACCGTAGAAGATCAGGTCTCCCTTGCGTGCCTGCTGCGGCGGCACCTTCTGGCCGACCTTGTACATCTCGCCCGAGGAGCGTGGCAGCTTGATCCCGGCGGCGCCGTAGGCGTATTGGATCAGGCCCGACGCGTCGAAACCGACGGTGTAGATTCCCGTACCTTTCCCGCGACTCGGGCCGGTGATACCGCCGCCGGCCCAGGAGAACGGCACGCCGAGCTGGGACATGCCGCGCGCGATCACGGCGTCGGTCACCTGCCGGTAATCGATCGGGCGCGCGGCCGGGTCTGCGGCCGCAAGACCGGGTGCGGCCACCATCGGGGCGAGCATCATTCCCAGACCGATCGCGAAGGCGTAGATGCGTTTCATTTGGGTTCCAACCTTCCTGACCGTGCTGTATTCACACCAGTCACTACAGCCACTTTGGCAACAGAAGTGAGTCAGGGCCAGATCCACCAGGGTTTTTTTGTCGTAACGTGACCAGACGGTGACTGCCCACCTAATCCGGTGTGCGCAGTTGTGATTTCAGTCTCACCGGGACCCGCCGGCCCGCACCGGCGGGGCGACGTGTGATCGGTTGCCGGCCGTCAGTGCCAGTAGCGTTCGCTGAAGCCGGTCATCGCGTAGCCCGCCACAGAGGTGAGGGTGATGACCGCGATCGAGATGATCGGCCAGAAGGACATGTACCAGCCCTTCAACATGGATACGAACGGGCCGATTACGGCCGCGGCTATGGCGGCACCGATGCCGCCCCACACCACCGGGTAGATGTAGTAGTTGATGCCGAATGGCACCGGTGGGCAGTCATCCGGCGGGCACACGTTTTCGGTGAAGGCAAAGAGCTGTGCCGGCCAGCTGGTCATCGTGACCAAGGCCAAAAGCACCGCAAGTATCGCGACGGTACCTACCGCGTCCCAGGGAGCTATTCGCAGCGTGAGTACCCGCGGTGGGGTCTGATCGTCGAAGTCGTCGGGAAACGACTGGGATTCGGTGCCAGGGTCGGGGTGAGTCTCCTCAGGCTGATTCGGCGGTGCCATGCCTGCATGCTCCCGGATGGCAGTGGTTTTGGCGACCCGCAGCTGCGATGGGCCGCGGTGTGGCTGCGTTACCCTCGGTCTCCATGGCTGTGGCGTCTCAGGGGCTAACGCCCGAGCAGGTCAGTGCGATCGACGCCGCACACCTGTGGCACCCGTATAGCACCATCGGCGGTTCGAATGATGGGGGGGCGTTGCCGCCCGTGGTGGCGGTGGCCGCCCACGGCCCCTGGTTGACGCTGGTCCGCGACGGCCAGCTGATCGAGGTACTCGACGCGATGAGCTCCTGGTGGACCGCGATCCACGGTCACGGCCACCCGCTGCTGGACGCGGCGCTGGCCACTCAACTGCGCGTGATGAATCACGTCATGTTCGGTGGGCTGACCCACGAGCCGGCCGCCCGGCTGGCGAAGCTGCTGGTCGATATCACCCCGGCGGGTCTGGAGACGGTCTTCTTCAGCGACTCCGGGTCGGTGTCGGTGGAAGTCGCGGTGAAGATGGCGCTGCAGTACTGGCGCAGCCGTAAGCTGCCCGGCAAGCGGCGGCTGATGACCTGGCGGGGCGGCTACCACGGCGACACCTTCACGCCGATGAGCATCTGCGACCCCGATGGCGGCATGCATTCGCTGTGGACCGATGTCCTGGCCCGCCAAGTGTTCGCCCCACAGGTGCCGCGCGACTACGACCCCGGCTACAGCACCGCGTTCGAGACGCAACTCGCGCAGCACGCCGACGAACTGGCCGCCGTGGTCGTCGAGCCCGTCGTACAGGGTGCGGGCGGGATGCGCTTCCATGACCCGCGGTATCTGCGCGATCTGCGCGACATCTGCCGGCGCCACGAGGTGCTGCTGATCTTCGACGAGATCGCAACCGGCTTCGGCCGCACCGGCGAACTATTCGCCGCCGACCACGCCGGGGTGAGCCCGGACATCATGTGTGTCGGAAAGGCGCTCACCGGCGGATATCTCAGCCTGGCGGCGACCCTGTGTACGACCGCCATCGCGCGCACCATCAGCGTCGGTGAGGCCGGCGCGCTGATGCACGGCCCCACTTTCATGGCCAATCCGCTGGCCTGTGCGGTGTCGGTGGCCAGCGTTGAGGTGCTCCTCGGCCAGGACTGGCGCTCCCGCATTGCCGAGATCGGCGCCGGGTTGGCGGCCGGGCTGCAAGCCGCCCGAGGCTTGCCCGCCGTGAGCGATGTGCGGGTATGCGGCGCCATCGGCGTCATTGAATGCGACCGGCCGGTCGACCTGGCCGTCGCCACCCCGGCGGCGCTGGACGGCGGCGTCTGGCTACGTCCGTTCCGCAACCTGGTCTATGCGATGCCGCCCTATATCTGCGAACCCGCCGAGATTGCGCAGATCACCTCCGCGATGGTCGAGGTCGCGCGCGTCGTCGCTTCTCGTAGGCTCTAGGGCGATGAAGGCACCGATCGACACCCCCCCGAAAGCGGGTGGCGCCCCCGCACCTCTGGCCTGGCTGGAGGAGGTAGAGCGGAAACGCCGCCAGGCCGGGCTGCGTCGCGCGCTGCGGCCGCGTCCAGCCGTGGCCACCGAGTTGGATCTGGCATCCAACGACTACCTCGGTTTGTCCCAACATCCCATGGTCATCGACGGTGGCGTCCAGGCGCTGCGGGTCTGGGGTGCCGGTTCCACCGGTTCGCGCCTGGTCACCGGCGATACCGAGCTGCACCAGGAATTCGAGTGCGAACTCGCCGACTACGTCGGGGCATCCGCGGGGTTGCTGTTCTCCTCTGGCTACACGGCCAATCTGGGAGCCGTCGTCGGTTTGTCCGGTCCGGGCTCCCTGTTGGTGTCCGACGCCTACTCGCATGCGTCTCTGGTGGATGCCTGCCGACTATCGCGGGCCCGGGTGGTGGTGACGCCGCACTGTGATGTCCGGGCCGTGGATGCTGCCCTGGGCTCGCGTGCGGAGCAGCGCGCCGTAGTCGTCACCGACTCGGTATTCAGCGCCGACGGCACATTGGCCCCGGTTCGCGAATTGCACGAGGTCTGCCGGCGCCACCGTGCGCTGCTCCTCGTCGACGAGGCGCACGGCCTCGGCGTGCGTGGTGGTGGACGCGGGTTGCTATACGAGCTGGGGCTGGCGGGTGCGCCCGATGTGGTGATGACCACCACCCTGTCGAAGGCGCTCGGCAGCCAGGGTGGCGCGGTGCTCGGGCCGGCGCAGGTGCGTGCTCACCTGATCGATGCCGCCCGGCCTTTCATCTTCGACACTGGCCTGGCTCCGGCGGCGGTGGGCGCCGCGCGTGCCGCGCTGCGCGTCCTGAAGGCCGAGCCGTGGCGGCCCGAGGCGGTGCTGCGCCATGCCCGCGAACTGGCCCGAATCTGCGATGTAGCGCTCGGCGGCGATGCGGGCCGCGGCGAAGCCGGGCGATTCTGGTCCGAGATACCGCAGTCGGCGGTGGTGTCGGTGATCCTCGGTGATCCAGAGGTGGCCCTGGCCGCCGCGACGGCCTGCCTGGACGGCGGCGTGCGGGTGGGGTGTTTCCGGCCCCCGACCGTGCCCACCGGGACCTCTCGGCTGCGGCTTACCGCCCGCGCGTCCCTTCACGCCGCCGAGCTGGAAATGGCCCGGCGGGTGCTGACCGACGTCCTTGGCGGACGTCCGGTGGCGCGTCGTTGACCGTCCTGGTCGTCACGGGTACCGGTACCGGGGTCGGCAAGACGGTCGCGACCGCGGCGCTGGCGTGTTGCGCGCGTCAGGCCGGCATCGACGTTGCGGTGTGCAAACCCGTTCAGACCGGCACTGAGCCCGGTTCTGGCACCGGTGATGACGACCTCGCCGAGGTGCGTCGACTGTCCGGAGTGACCGTGCTCGCCGGGTTGGCGCGGTATCGCCTGCCGTTGGCTCCGGCGGCTGCGGCCGAGCAGGCCGGGATGCCGTTGCCCACCCGCGACCAGCTGGTGCAGCTCATTGGCGGCTTGGAATGTCCCGGACGGCTGACATTGGTCGAGGGTGCTGGCGGGCTGCTCGTCGAAATCGCCGATTCGGGTGTGACGCTGCGTGATATCGCCGCAGACCTGGGTGCCGCGGTGCTAGTGGTGGTCACCGTGGAATTGGGTACCCTCAACCACACGGCGCTGACGCTTGAGTCACTTGTCGTACCAGGGGTTTCGTGTGCCGGATTGGTTATCGGCAGTTGGCCGGTGAAGCCTGGGTTGCTGGAGGACTCGAATCGGACCGCGTTGACTCGGCTGGCTCCGGTGCGGGCGGCACTGCCCGCAGGAGCTGCGTCATTGAATGCAGCCGAGTTCGCGGCGATGAGCGTGACGGCGTTCGACCGCGACTGGGTAACCGCGTTGGTCCGTTGATGGTGCATTCGATCGAGCTGGTCTTCGACCGCGATACCGAGGCAACGATCCGTCGCATCTGGGACAACCTGGCTGGCGCCGGAATACCCAGCCAGGCGCCGGCCAGTCGTCCGCACGTGACGCTGGCCGTTGCCGAGCGCATCGACGCCGATGTCGACGAGTTGCTGAGTCCGCTTGCCGAGGGGCTGCCCCTGGGCTGCCTGATCGGCGCGCCGGTGCTGTTCGGGCGGTCCAATGTCGTGTTCGCGCGGCTGGTGGTGCCGAGCAGCGCTCTGTTGGACCTGCATGCGCGGGTGCACCGGCTGAGCCTTCCGTATTTGGCGCCGGGGCCGATGTCCAACAGCCTGCCCGACCAGTGGACGGCACATGTCACGTTTGCCCGCCGGGTCGGTGGCGCTCAACTGAGCCGGGCGCTGCGCATCGCCGGCCGGCCGCCGCAGCTCGATGGCCACTTCACGGGCTTGCGCCGCTGGGACGGCAACAAGCGCATCGAGCACCTCCTCGGCTGACTCAGCTGATCCAGCGAAAGCCCAGTAGGGCTCGGTGGGGGGTGACCGGATCACGTTTGTGCGGCCGGGCACGGCTACCCTAGGTTGGCAATTCCGTGCTCGACCAGCTTGGGCACGGATGGACGTGACAAGAACCCAGGGGAGTACTTGAGTGACTCAGGCGGCGACTGAACCGACCACCGACGCCGGCCGGGATGGCGTGGACAGCTCGGACATTCTGGCGGTGGCCCGCCAGCTTGTGCTGGAGCGCGGTGTGGGTTTGAGCCAGGACCAGGTGCTGCAGGTGCTGCAGCTACCCGATGATCGGCTGGAGGAGTTGCTGGCGCTCGCCCACGAGGTGCGGATGCGCTGGTGCGGACCCGAGGTCGAGGTCGAGGGCATCATCAGCCTGAAAACCGGTGGTTGCCCGGAAGATTGCCATTTCTGCTCCCAATCCGGCCTCTTCGCTTCGCCGGTGCGCAGCGCCTGGCTGGATATTCCCAGCCTGGTCGAGGCGGCCAAACAGACCGCCAAGTCCGGCGCCACCGAGTTCTGCATCGTGGCGGCGGTGCGCGGACCCGACGAGCGGTTGATGGCCCAGGTCGCAGCCGGTATCGAGGCAATCAACAACGAAGTCGAGATCAACATCGCCTGCTCGCTGGGGATGTTGACGGCCGAGCAGGTGGACCAGCTCTCGGCGATGGGCGTGCATCGCTACAACCACAACCTCGAGACCGCCCGCTCGTTCTTCACCAATGTGGTCACCACGCACTCTTGGGAAGAACGCTGGCAGACACTGTCGATGGTGCGCGAGGCCGGCATGGAAGTGTGCTGCGGTGGCATTCTCGGCATGGGGGAGACGCTGGAGCAGCGTGCGGAATTCGCGGCGAACCTGGCCGAGCTGGGCCCCGACGAGGTCCCGTTGAACTTCCTCAACCCGCGGCCCGGTACCCCGTTCGGCGACTTGGAGGTGATGCCGGCCAGCGAGGCGCTGAAGTCGGTGGCCGCCTTCCGGCTGGCGTTGCCGCGCACCATGTTGCGTTTCGCCGGTGGCCGCGAAATCACCCTGGGCGACCTCGGCGCCAAACAGGGCATTCTGGGCGGCATCAACGCCGTGATCGTCGGGAACTACCTGACCACGCTGGGCCGACCCGCAGAAGCGGACCTGGCGCTGCTCGACGATCTGCAGATGCCGATCAAGGCGCTCAACGCCAGCTTGTAGGAACTCGCAGCAGTGGTTCGGGATCTGGGTGGGCCGGTGGGAGCCGGGATCTACAACGTCTACACCGGGGAGCCGGTTGGCACGCCCCCGCCCACCGCGGCGCAGTTGGGCCTTGAGCCTCCTCGGTTCTGTGCGGAATGCGGGCGCCGGATGGTCGTTCAGGTTCGACCCGACGGCTGGTGGGCTCGCTGCTCCCGGCACGGACAGGTGGACTCGGCCGACTTGGAGGCACAGCGGTGACCGACCAGTCGCTGCCTTCGGTGCCGTCCGGCCCCGAGCTTTCCGGCGCACCGCGCACATCGCGGACACGCGCGATCCTCGCCGTGGTATTGGGTCTGTCGGCGACCGGCGTGTTGGTCGGTGGGTTGTGGGCGTGGATTGCTCCGCCGATCCACGCCGTGGTGGCCATGACTCGCGCGGGTGAGCGGGTGCACGAGTATCTGGGCAGCGAATCGCAGAACTTCTTCGTCGCACCGTTCATGCTGCTGGGGCTCTTGGGTGTGCTGGCGGTGGTGGCGTCAGTACTGGTGTGGCAATGGCGGGAACACCGCGGACCGGGGATGGTCGTGGGGCTTTCGATCGGGTTGTCCGCCGCGGCGGCGTTCGCCGCTGCGGTTGGCGCACTACTGGTTCGGCTGCGTTACGGCGCGTTGGACTTCGACACGGTGCCCCTTTCCGGCGGTGACCACGCGATAACGTACGTCACTCAGGCACCGCCGGTGTTTTTCGCCCGACGGCCACTGCAAATTGCCGCCACTTTGATGTGGCCGGCTGGCACAGCATCGTTGGCATATGCACTGCTTGCAGCCGGGACGGCGCGCGACGACCTGGGCGGATATCCGGCTGTCGATCCGCCGTCGAGCACGCCTACGGAAGCCCCGGAAGCTCCTGACGCCCCACCAG
The nucleotide sequence above comes from Mycobacterium decipiens. Encoded proteins:
- the ripD gene encoding NlpC/P60 family peptidoglycan-binding protein RipD — encoded protein: MKRIYAFAIGLGMMLAPMVAAPGLAAADPAARPIDYRQVTDAVIARGMSQLGVPFSWAGGGITGPSRGKGTGIYTVGFDASGLIQYAYGAAGIKLPRSSGEMYKVGQKVPPQQARKGDLIFYGPEGTQSVAMYLGNDKMLEVGDAVQVSPVRGRDMMPYLVRVLGTQPLGTQPAPLQQAPVQQAPVQQAPVQQAPVQQGPIPRAPVQQAPVQQAPVQQAPVQQAPVQQAPVQQAPVQQAPVQQAPVQQAPLQPGSIGTRR
- a CDS encoding adenosylmethionine--8-amino-7-oxononanoate transaminase codes for the protein MAVASQGLTPEQVSAIDAAHLWHPYSTIGGSNDGGALPPVVAVAAHGPWLTLVRDGQLIEVLDAMSSWWTAIHGHGHPLLDAALATQLRVMNHVMFGGLTHEPAARLAKLLVDITPAGLETVFFSDSGSVSVEVAVKMALQYWRSRKLPGKRRLMTWRGGYHGDTFTPMSICDPDGGMHSLWTDVLARQVFAPQVPRDYDPGYSTAFETQLAQHADELAAVVVEPVVQGAGGMRFHDPRYLRDLRDICRRHEVLLIFDEIATGFGRTGELFAADHAGVSPDIMCVGKALTGGYLSLAATLCTTAIARTISVGEAGALMHGPTFMANPLACAVSVASVEVLLGQDWRSRIAEIGAGLAAGLQAARGLPAVSDVRVCGAIGVIECDRPVDLAVATPAALDGGVWLRPFRNLVYAMPPYICEPAEIAQITSAMVEVARVVASRRL
- a CDS encoding 8-amino-7-oxononanoate synthase encodes the protein MKAPIDTPPKAGGAPAPLAWLEEVERKRRQAGLRRALRPRPAVATELDLASNDYLGLSQHPMVIDGGVQALRVWGAGSTGSRLVTGDTELHQEFECELADYVGASAGLLFSSGYTANLGAVVGLSGPGSLLVSDAYSHASLVDACRLSRARVVVTPHCDVRAVDAALGSRAEQRAVVVTDSVFSADGTLAPVRELHEVCRRHRALLLVDEAHGLGVRGGGRGLLYELGLAGAPDVVMTTTLSKALGSQGGAVLGPAQVRAHLIDAARPFIFDTGLAPAAVGAARAALRVLKAEPWRPEAVLRHARELARICDVALGGDAGRGEAGRFWSEIPQSAVVSVILGDPEVALAAATACLDGGVRVGCFRPPTVPTGTSRLRLTARASLHAAELEMARRVLTDVLGGRPVARR
- the bioD gene encoding dethiobiotin synthase, translating into MTVLVVTGTGTGVGKTVATAALACCARQAGIDVAVCKPVQTGTEPGSGTGDDDLAEVRRLSGVTVLAGLARYRLPLAPAAAAEQAGMPLPTRDQLVQLIGGLECPGRLTLVEGAGGLLVEIADSGVTLRDIAADLGAAVLVVVTVELGTLNHTALTLESLVVPGVSCAGLVIGSWPVKPGLLEDSNRTALTRLAPVRAALPAGAASLNAAEFAAMSVTAFDRDWVTALVR
- a CDS encoding 2'-5' RNA ligase family protein; this encodes MVHSIELVFDRDTEATIRRIWDNLAGAGIPSQAPASRPHVTLAVAERIDADVDELLSPLAEGLPLGCLIGAPVLFGRSNVVFARLVVPSSALLDLHARVHRLSLPYLAPGPMSNSLPDQWTAHVTFARRVGGAQLSRALRIAGRPPQLDGHFTGLRRWDGNKRIEHLLG
- the bioB gene encoding biotin synthase BioB, which translates into the protein MTQAATEPTTDAGRDGVDSSDILAVARQLVLERGVGLSQDQVLQVLQLPDDRLEELLALAHEVRMRWCGPEVEVEGIISLKTGGCPEDCHFCSQSGLFASPVRSAWLDIPSLVEAAKQTAKSGATEFCIVAAVRGPDERLMAQVAAGIEAINNEVEINIACSLGMLTAEQVDQLSAMGVHRYNHNLETARSFFTNVVTTHSWEERWQTLSMVREAGMEVCCGGILGMGETLEQRAEFAANLAELGPDEVPLNFLNPRPGTPFGDLEVMPASEALKSVAAFRLALPRTMLRFAGGREITLGDLGAKQGILGGINAVIVGNYLTTLGRPAEADLALLDDLQMPIKALNASL
- a CDS encoding DUF2567 domain-containing protein, which encodes MPSVPSGPELSGAPRTSRTRAILAVVLGLSATGVLVGGLWAWIAPPIHAVVAMTRAGERVHEYLGSESQNFFVAPFMLLGLLGVLAVVASVLVWQWREHRGPGMVVGLSIGLSAAAAFAAAVGALLVRLRYGALDFDTVPLSGGDHAITYVTQAPPVFFARRPLQIAATLMWPAGTASLAYALLAAGTARDDLGGYPAVDPPSSTPTEAPEAPDAPPAPVS